DNA sequence from the Sulfurimonas sp. HSL3-7 genome:
TGTACTGTCCCAGCAAGGCAAAACGCAACAGGGGCATCGCATTGACGAAAGGAAGCAGGAACAGGACCCCGCTCAACGAAAAGAAGAGAATGTAGTTATCATATTTGCGGCTTAGAAAAAGTTTCATGTCCCCTCTTTTATCGTGATATGCTTAGACCAAAACCGACTTGGTTGGTATAGTGGTCATAATCGATCAAACTCTGGCCATACCCGCTGAATCCCTGAATAAAGAAAAAGATAGTGTCACTCAGAGGTATCGGATAGCTCATATCCAGTTCTGCCGAACTGTACCCGCTCTTGAAATTCTTACGCAGTTTCAAACGCGCGAGCAGTTTTTTATAAATATATCCGAGTTCCAGTGACCCGTGACCGTAATAGTCCACAATATCCGGATTGTCATCCTTCTCTATCCTGTCTTTCATACGATGCCACAGTGTCAGTTCGGCAAAGAAACTGTCCCACTGGAAAGAGCCGCGTGCATACAGACGGTTCCATGAACGTGAACGAGAACCCTCGAACGGGCCATCCGAACGAATTCGGGTCGCATTCTCGTCCTCACCCGGCTGACCGTTGGAGGCATGTTTGTAGCCGAAAGAGATAGCCTTCATATGGATCGCATCCAAAGCATGATAAAAAGGGAACGTCACAAAGACCTCCGGCATATAGTTGGTCTCTCGAAAGGGAGATGATTCTAAGAAGATCTGCCAGTAGGAGCTCTGGGTATAGGCGCCCGTCCACATCTGCGTAAATCCAAACCACTCTGTCACATAATCCGCACGAAGCGAAATTTGGAACTTCGTCTCCGTATGAATATATTCCGTCTCTTCAAGAGCGGGATCGCCGCGTGGTACAATATTCGTATAAGAGACGAGCCAATAATTCGGTTCGTAAGCCCGCAAAGCAAAAGCACCGCTGGCCAGCTGTACCAGGGTATCGGCCGATTCACTGTTGCCCACCGGATCGAAATTTCGATACAGGGTCTCCATCACCCGCTCTTTATTGCTCTCGCTAGAGTCCCACTTCGCCGCTTTTTTATACCAATAGATCGCTTTTTCAGGGTCTTGTGCCACCCCTTTGCCGTTTTCATGCATCCAGCCAAGTTTAAATGCCGTATCCGGGTTTTCAGCTTTTTTAGCGTACTCCAGATAGAGCCCATAGGCTTTGTCATACTCTTCATTTTGAAAATAGAGGTCGGCTTGATTATGTTCATCGGCAGTGGAGAGGAGAGTGAGTGTAAACAGCAAAAACAGAAGACGCAACATTATGTAGACTCTTTGGAGTAAAATATTATAATTCTTTTCATTATAGTATATAAATGCATTAATCCATTCATCACGACCAAGGAGCTCTTATGTTGAGCATCGAGACCATCGAACAAACCCTGCAATCAGAACTCGCCGTAGCCCTCTATTTCAGCGCACCAACCTGCAACGTCTGCCATGCGCTTAAACCCAAACTTCTTTCAGCTTTCGAGGAGAACTTCCCGCAGCTGCAGGTGATCAGTATCGATATATCGGAGACACCGGAGATCGCCTCGCACTTCAGTGTCTTTACCATCCCCACGTTACTGGTCTATCTTGACGGCAAAGAGTTCTTACGCAAAAGCCGTCATATGAGCGTCGGCGAGGTCGTACAGGAGATCAAACGCCCCTACGACATGATGACATCGTAAGGTTCTGCTCTAGTTTGGTAAAAATGCGAGCAGCGCTGCCGTAACGGCAACGTTCAAAGACTCTACCCCGCGCTGCATCGGAATCGAGAGTGACTTGTTACAGAGCTTGGAGACCGCCGGACTTACCCCTTCACTCTCATTCCCTAGGACGAATACAACCCCTTTGCCCATCTTCAGGCTGTAGATATCCTCTTTGGCATGCGAAGAGAGTGCATAGACCTCGGCACGTTCGGCAAGACGCGCCAGAGGGGCCTCGAGCGTCTTGCAGTGAAAGATAGGGATCTTGAAAAGTGTCCCGGCACTTGCCTTGATGACCAGCGGCGAGATCTTTGCACTACTGTTGGTCGGCAGGATGATGCCGTCGATCTTCCCGGCGGCAGCCGAACGGACGATCATACCCAGGTTCTGCGGGTTCTGGACGCCGTCCAGGGCCAGCAGACGGAAGGTGTCACCGAGCAGTGCTTCGATGTCGTCGCTCTTGCGGTAGTTCGGGGCGATAATATCGATCGCCACCCCCTGGTCCTGCTTGGCGTTCTTGGAGATGCGCGAAAGCTGCTCTTTAACGTGCATCTTGACCTCGATGCCGCGCTGCTGTGCGATCTTCTTGATCTCAAGGATCACACCCTCCTCTCGATTGCTCTTTGCAAGGTGCAGCTTATGCACCGTCAGTGACGGATCTTGGAGTATCTCCAGGACAACGTTGCGTCCGTACAGGGTTATAACATTCTCAAAAAAGTTTTTTTTGTCTAAATAGGCTTGTGTATCTTTCATAATCGCATTATAACCATATTTGTTTTTCATGCCGTTCACCTAATGTGCAAACAGCGCAGAACAGAAACGCTTGTCCCCTGCCCAGAATCTCTAGAAATCGAGGCTGAAACCAAGGCTTAGATTTAGACCGGCAAGTCCCTCTCCTCTTGAAACGCTCGGCTCGACAAAATAACGATAGATATAAGCACGTTTTTCCGGCGTATTCCAATAGATACTTACCCCTGCTGTCGCATAACTGCCCATCTTGGCCACCTCGGCCAAGTCCCCCCAGATGTAATTTCCTTTCAAATACGGCTCTAACGTCAGGCTCATATCACGGTAATTATAAAGAGGATCAGTTTCAAAGCCCATTATCAAGGACGCAACCGATGTCTGAGAACGCAAAGAGGTGATATCGCCGATAATATCTTCTGCAAGGTCTGTCAGATCAAATTTTGACAAGGTTTTATAGAGTTTATAATTCAGCTTCATATAGATCTCATATCCTCTGTATTCGCGATGATAATCATACTCTGCAAAAAGCTTGTAGGAGAAGTTGTCATTGAAATCA
Encoded proteins:
- a CDS encoding phospholipase A, translating into MLRLLFLLFTLTLLSTADEHNQADLYFQNEEYDKAYGLYLEYAKKAENPDTAFKLGWMHENGKGVAQDPEKAIYWYKKAAKWDSSESNKERVMETLYRNFDPVGNSESADTLVQLASGAFALRAYEPNYWLVSYTNIVPRGDPALEETEYIHTETKFQISLRADYVTEWFGFTQMWTGAYTQSSYWQIFLESSPFRETNYMPEVFVTFPFYHALDAIHMKAISFGYKHASNGQPGEDENATRIRSDGPFEGSRSRSWNRLYARGSFQWDSFFAELTLWHRMKDRIEKDDNPDIVDYYGHGSLELGYIYKKLLARLKLRKNFKSGYSSAELDMSYPIPLSDTIFFFIQGFSGYGQSLIDYDHYTNQVGFGLSISR
- a CDS encoding thioredoxin family protein → MLSIETIEQTLQSELAVALYFSAPTCNVCHALKPKLLSAFEENFPQLQVISIDISETPEIASHFSVFTIPTLLVYLDGKEFLRKSRHMSVGEVVQEIKRPYDMMTS
- a CDS encoding RNA methyltransferase; the encoded protein is MKDTQAYLDKKNFFENVITLYGRNVVLEILQDPSLTVHKLHLAKSNREEGVILEIKKIAQQRGIEVKMHVKEQLSRISKNAKQDQGVAIDIIAPNYRKSDDIEALLGDTFRLLALDGVQNPQNLGMIVRSAAAGKIDGIILPTNSSAKISPLVIKASAGTLFKIPIFHCKTLEAPLARLAERAEVYALSSHAKEDIYSLKMGKGVVFVLGNESEGVSPAVSKLCNKSLSIPMQRGVESLNVAVTAALLAFLPN